From Enterobacteriaceae endosymbiont of Donacia simplex, one genomic window encodes:
- a CDS encoding Sua5/YciO/YrdC/YwlC family protein: MDIKIFIDALKMGKIIAYPTESVFGLGCDPDNKKAINKLLKIKKRSVKKGLILIASKYNQLLKYINEKKILKNQKKKILSTWPGMITWLMPISINTPYWLTGNFNSIAVRVTNHYLSSKLCDYFGKPIVSTSANISGMKPCLTYQEVLYHFYDIKENILILNGKTGGYLKPSEIRDSFTNLVIRKG; the protein is encoded by the coding sequence ATGGATATAAAAATTTTTATTGATGCACTAAAAATGGGTAAAATTATTGCTTATCCTACTGAATCTGTATTTGGACTAGGATGTGATCCAGATAATAAAAAAGCAATAAATAAATTACTAAAAATAAAAAAACGTAGTGTAAAAAAAGGGTTAATTTTAATTGCTTCTAAATATAATCAATTATTAAAATATATAAATGAAAAAAAAATTCTTAAAAATCAAAAAAAAAAAATTTTATCTACTTGGCCTGGCATGATAACATGGCTTATGCCTATTTCAATAAATACTCCTTATTGGTTAACTGGAAATTTTAATTCTATAGCTGTTCGTGTAACTAATCATTATTTATCAAGTAAATTATGTGATTATTTTGGTAAACCTATTGTTTCTACTAGTGCAAATATTTCGGGAATGAAACCATGTTTAACTTATCAAGAAGTATTGTATCACTTTTATGATATTAAAGAAAATATTTTAATTTTAAATGGAAAAACAGGAGGATATTTAAAACCATCAGAAATTAGGGACAGTTTTACTAATTTAGTTATTCGAAAAGGATAA
- the aroE gene encoding shikimate dehydrogenase, translated as MKIFAVFGNPIKHSKSPIIHKLFAKQTGILQNYTKIYVKKNNFNKKILDFIKNGGVGANITIPFKHEAYKLCNILTKRAQQAGVVNTIKIINSKKILGDNTDGIGLLKDLKNLKFINSTSNILLIGAGGAAQGIIMPLIKFGCNITIINRTYERGKNLIKYFNNIKNLNCLKLEDLFKKYDQIKYNLIINATSSSLMGENIFNIPLSIIKPDVFCYDLYYNFTITPFLEWCTIHGAKKISDGIGMLIEQAAYSFYLWHGIMPNTKKIIQKYKKYN; from the coding sequence ATGAAAATATTTGCAGTATTTGGAAATCCTATAAAACATAGTAAATCTCCAATCATACATAAATTATTTGCAAAACAAACAGGAATATTACAAAATTACACAAAAATTTATGTTAAAAAAAATAATTTTAATAAAAAAATTCTTGATTTTATTAAAAATGGAGGTGTAGGTGCAAATATTACAATTCCTTTTAAACATGAAGCATATAAATTATGTAATATTTTAACAAAAAGAGCACAACAAGCTGGTGTAGTTAATACAATAAAAATTATAAATTCTAAAAAGATTTTAGGTGATAACACTGATGGTATTGGTTTATTAAAAGATTTAAAAAATTTAAAATTTATAAATTCTACAAGTAATATCCTATTAATAGGTGCTGGAGGAGCTGCACAAGGAATTATAATGCCATTAATTAAATTTGGGTGTAATATTACAATTATTAATCGTACTTATGAACGTGGTAAAAATCTTATTAAATATTTTAATAATATAAAAAATCTTAATTGTCTTAAATTAGAAGATTTATTTAAAAAATATGATCAGATCAAGTATAATTTGATTATTAATGCAACGTCTAGTAGTCTTATGGGAGAAAATATATTTAATATTCCTTTATCAATTATTAAACCTGATGTTTTTTGTTATGATCTTTATTATAATTTTACTATTACTCCTTTTTTAGAATGGTGTACTATTCATGGAGCTAAAAAAATATCAGATGGTATTGGAATGTTAATTGAACAAGCAGCATATTCTTTTTATTTATGGCATGGTATTATGCCTAATACTAAAAAAATAATTCAAAAATATAAAAAATATAATTAA
- the def gene encoding peptide deformylase has protein sequence MSIIKLLYFPNKKLRNIAKSIKNINNNIKLLGNNMLEIMYSYNGIGLAATQIGINKRIIVIDITEKKNNPLILINPKIIKFDKLKINSNEGCLSIPIKQKYFVLRSKKIIIKAQNLMNEFIELEANNLLSFCIQHEIDHLNGILFIDYLSNLKYQRICDKINKLNHKIIFLKKQNYIK, from the coding sequence ATGTCTATAATAAAATTATTATATTTTCCTAATAAAAAATTAAGAAATATAGCTAAATCTATTAAAAATATTAATAATAATATTAAATTATTAGGAAATAATATGCTTGAAATAATGTATTCTTATAATGGTATTGGTTTAGCAGCAACGCAAATAGGAATAAATAAAAGAATTATTGTTATTGATATAACTGAAAAAAAAAATAATCCTCTTATTCTTATTAATCCTAAAATAATAAAATTTGATAAATTAAAAATTAATAGTAATGAAGGTTGTCTTTCTATACCTATTAAACAAAAATATTTTGTTTTAAGATCTAAAAAAATAATAATTAAAGCTCAAAATTTAATGAATGAATTTATAGAATTAGAAGCAAATAATTTATTATCTTTTTGTATACAACATGAAATTGATCATTTAAATGGAATTTTATTTATTGATTATTTATCGAATTTAAAATATCAAAGAATTTGTGATAAAATAAATAAACTTAATCATAAAATAATATTTTTAAAAAAACAGAATTATATAAAATGA